The Chloroflexota bacterium nucleotide sequence CGAGGGTGTCGGCCATCTCCTGACGATCGAGGGCGTACATGAGCGCTCGGCGGAATTGAACGTCGGTAATGAGGTCCGGTGTCGGGTTGAGCATCTGGGGATAGACTGCGATCCAGTCGCGGATGCCCACGCCAATACGTCCCGCCGGCCATTGGTCGCGCACCTGGACCGCCTGCTCCACCGAAAGGCTCCGCCCCAACGTCAGCTCCACTGCGCCCGCGAGGATGTTCGCCACGAGCGCATTCGAGTCGGGGATGAACTTGATCTCGATCACATCGACCTTCGGCCTTCCGAGGACGTACGCGTCGTTCGCCTCGAGCTGCATTGAGCCGCCCCGAATCCATTCCTTCATTCGGTACGGCCCGGTGCCAACGAACTCGGTGCTCCAGTAGGGAACCTCGAGAAACGTCGACTCGTCTGCCGCGTACGCGCTCTCGAGAATGTGCTTCGGCAGGGGAAATCCTCGAAGCTGAGAGAACATGGTGTCGGCTTCGATGAAGGGCTTTTTCCAGGTGACCGTAATTGTCAAAGGGTCGCGCGCGTCCACCGATTCGATCAGGTCGTAGGCGAAGTCGCGCGAGGTGGGCAGGTCCCGATCCTGATCGATGGTTGTCGTAAAGACGAGGTCCGCCGAGGTGAAGGGCTCTCCGTCGTGCCAGGTGACGTCGGGCCTGATCCGCCACGTCGTCTGCATCCGACCGTCCGGTAGGAACGTCCACAGGCCGTTTTCCAGCGCGGGAACCGCCTCCGCCAGCCGTGCCTGCATTGTGCTGGTGTCGTCCATCGTCGTGAGTCCGACGTTGACCAGATCGTCGATGGCGTCAACGCCGGGAACGTTCGACACGGGGTTGAGCTTGAAGCTCAGGAGGGGTGGATCGCTCATGACGGCCGCGAGAATACGTTTCGGAGCGGAGTTGGAGCCGGGGCCGTCTCCCCGCGGACCGGTCCCTCCGGCGCCCAGGGCAGCGCACGCATCGGTCCACGTGAGGATGGTGATCAATAGGACCGCGGCACCTGTTCGCGAGCCGAGCATGGTATGGAGGCATCGCATGCGCGCGATTATACGGAGCGGCGGTGGCCGCGCTGAGCCTCGTTCTGCTCTATCACCTCGATTCGAGCGCGTTATACTCGGACGAGCCATCGCGTCAACTCCTCCCAATCACCCGGATCCCAAAAGAAGTCTCTCTGCGCGGAGGAAGGGGTGCTTTCACCGGAAGAGAATCAGGCACTCACGCTCGTCGGGCCGGGCACTCCGGCCGGGGATCTGTTGCGCCGATATTGGATGCCCATCGGTGCAGCCGCCGAATTGACGCCGGCTTCGCCCACGAAATTTGTCCGGGTCCTTGGCGAGGATCTCGTGCTCTTTCGGGATGGACGCGGACGGGTCGGCCTGCTGGCGGACCATTGCGCGCACCGCGGCGCCTCGCTTCTCTATGGACGAGTCGAAGAGCGTGGAATTGCGTGCGCGTACCACGGCTGGCTCTATGACACGAGCGGAAACTGCCTCGAATGTCCGGCCGAGCCGGCGGGCAGCCGCTTCCACATGACGGTGAAGCAGACGGCCTATCCTGTGCAGGAGTTCTCGGGACTGCTCTGGGCATATCTCGGCCCTGCGCCGACCCCCGTGATCCCTCGCTACGACGTCTTCATGCGGAAGGATGGGCGGCGTCGAATCGTCGTGCAGCCGACCCTGGACTGCAACTGGTTTCAAACGATGGAGAACGCGGCGGATCCCGTGCACGCCGATGTGCTCCACTACGAGCCACACCAGCAGCGTGGCGTCCGCATCACCAATTCGACACGCGGCAATGTGGACGATATCCAGTCATACACGTTCTATCGCGTGCCCTACGGACTGATGAAGAAGCGCGTGCACCGGGACGGAACGGGCAATGAGCACCCGCTCATCTTCCCCAACGGGCTGCGGGTCGGGAACACCATCCAGATCCGCACACCGGTCGACGACTCCCGAACGATGGTGTTTCGCGTGGTGTTCGAGCCGACGCCGGATGGAAGTCTGATCGAGGACGAGGGCGAGATCCCGGTCGAGTACACGCTGCCGTACAAGGACCCGCCGTCTGCGCTGTATCCCTCCGCCCACTACTTCATGCGCATCATCGACGTGGCCGGCTACGGCTCAGGCGACTGGGTTCAGGCGCAGGACTACATGGCGTGGGAGACCCAGGGGCAAAATGCGGACCGCACGTCCGAGC carries:
- a CDS encoding ABC transporter substrate-binding protein; translation: MSDPPLLSFKLNPVSNVPGVDAIDDLVNVGLTTMDDTSTMQARLAEAVPALENGLWTFLPDGRMQTTWRIRPDVTWHDGEPFTSADLVFTTTIDQDRDLPTSRDFAYDLIESVDARDPLTITVTWKKPFIEADTMFSQLRGFPLPKHILESAYAADESTFLEVPYWSTEFVGTGPYRMKEWIRGGSMQLEANDAYVLGRPKVDVIEIKFIPDSNALVANILAGAVELTLGRSLSVEQAVQVRDQWPAGRIGVGIRDWIAVYPQMLNPTPDLITDVQFRRALMYALDRQEMADTLELGLAPVAHAYVSPNDAEYPSIEASIVRYEHDPRRATEMLVSMGLTRGPDGMFVTPSGGRLAIEVRTTAGDDLQEKAALATAGYWQRVGIPSDPLLSPRQRARDLEYRANFPGFELVRQPTALTYDSLTRFHGKQSPLPETNYVGRNRMRYQNAEFDGLIDTFLTTISRTDRVAILGQIVHHMTDQVIPLALFHNAQPTIIANRLVNLRGQGSEGTYAWNAEQWDVSGP
- a CDS encoding Rieske 2Fe-2S domain-containing protein, coding for MLSPEENQALTLVGPGTPAGDLLRRYWMPIGAAAELTPASPTKFVRVLGEDLVLFRDGRGRVGLLADHCAHRGASLLYGRVEERGIACAYHGWLYDTSGNCLECPAEPAGSRFHMTVKQTAYPVQEFSGLLWAYLGPAPTPVIPRYDVFMRKDGRRRIVVQPTLDCNWFQTMENAADPVHADVLHYEPHQQRGVRITNSTRGNVDDIQSYTFYRVPYGLMKKRVHRDGTGNEHPLIFPNGLRVGNTIQIRTPVDDSRTMVFRVVFEPTPDGSLIEDEGEIPVEYTLPYKDPPSALYPSAHYFMRIIDVAGYGSGDWVQAQDYMAWETQGQNADRTSERLATSDRGIVMLREMMREQIELVQQGRDPLGIVRDPDHAIIDTNLDGDTVPFMRAGIPVGGVSSSRSSR